The genomic region GGCGTTTTGGGGCGCATGCGTGCCCGCGTCTTGCGCATCCACAGATATagtgttgtttttgcaaaactACTTGCAACGCCCTGTGCTAAGTGCCAACGCAACGGCGTGCCAGCTGAGCAGCATTGGAGCAGGCAATGGACTGCACGTCGATGGTGGAATGTTCACTTATGCGTAAGTCggttaataattgtaaatatatgCATTGCCTTTATGCTAGTTAATGGCTTAATAGCTAAATGGCTTTAGTAAAacattaataatgtttttattatttttttgttttttaatttttgcagtgTTGTGCTATTTGTGTTTGTATTGTTGGCCACGCTGAGCACTGCCTTCCACTGCTACTTGATTTATGTGTCTAGGAACGCCGATGATGTCTCGAAGCGCGCATTACAACAAGAAACGTTGACAATCGCATTGCTCTCATTCTCCGTCATCGGTGGGTGTTGACGGAAATATGTGCAATTATTTACATATCTTCATCTAAGAATTTGTGTGTTTCCTAttgcatttgcagagaatacaaaaaaactgtttcaagCGAGCAAAGATCACATGGGCCTCAATTCGATTAACGGCATTAAAGCCATTGCAATGCTGCTGATACTTGCCGGCCATGCGCTGTCGTTCATCTACAGCAGTCCCAGTTATAACGTAGCGTTCGTGGCTGAGGTAATAACGGTGCATgtgaataatattaaaaaacaaactggttTTTCACTTTAAACCGTTACTTTAACTTCtattttgcaattgtttttatttgttttgttcaacaaatggttggcatttgtttttattgtcatATTAACCGCTTTTCTATTTGTAACTCAAATCACAATTTAGCAAACGAAATTCCCCACATTTGCATTCCTCTACAACTCGCTGCTATTCGTGGACACATTTCTGCTGTTGAGCGGCTTTCTGTTCTGTCGCATTATGTTGGTCGAGCTCGACCGTCGTCGCGGCCACATAAACCCGTTGATATTGTACGTTGGCCGCTACATTCGCCTGACACCGGCCTATATGGCGATAATCGGTTTCTACATGACTTGGTTTCCGAGCATTGGAAGTGGTCCCCTATGGCGGGAACGCATCACGCGCGAACAGGAGCGTTGCCAGGCATCGTGGTGGCTTAATATTCTCTATGTGAATAACTACTTCAATACGGATAAATTTGTAAGTTCATTTTATGTGTGTAAGTGGGTACATTTTTCGAATATAAACCTAAGTAAATGAATCGTGAGTCATTTCTCTGCTATTATTGCAAATGAAACAGTAGGTTGACGCATGCATATAAATGTAGATAAAAGAAAATGATCAGGCTGAGGTTTTCGTAAGTCCTGTCTGTTTATTCAATAGAAGAATAgaatatgtacgtacgtacatacatataccagtCTGGTATTATCATTTGGagttcaaagagaaaaattagaTATTctgttaaataaattgaaagccAGTTGACAGCTCCTTCTTAAGGAAGAAATCTTTAAAACTTAATGTTTCAGGAACTGCCAATGCAATATTTCCCAAACTTAATACTATAGATATACTCGTATCCCTTTTCCCTTCTACACGTTTTGAAAGAAATCGTTATTAAATCATAGGCcagttcatgtaaaaattatccagtagaAAATttgccagtaacttaatttccaaGAATTCTCTCTCAAAGAAAGTACATGAAcacaaaaccagtaacaatttgcaagttttacgaacagctgatcAAATTGTTGgcaggaaaaattataaaaattaaacattacACTCCTAGCtggcttccagtgaaagcttgatgGCAtccggttcagtggaagcaaagttatcgcgtctaaagtgtcagtatgtttgtgtcatcggtacaaaaataattttcgaacaaagatctaatatcaatttttttaagtcggtaaaacgtttaccgaaacatttgatttgatgaaatgtgtttatggcgatgattgtctatctggCGCCTGAGTTCATGAGTAGTTTACTCGtttcagtaatcaccgaaatctccatcgaaattgttcgtaaatttatcaaaaatgaaccgaaatcatcgttgaaattcatggaagcggagttgaatatctccaaagcatctatttatcgcattttaactcatcatttgggcttacaaaaggtctgtgcacgtttcattccccACAAGTTAACTAAGGAcctaaaattgctcagaattcaacattcgataGACCGCATTAAAGAGtagagaaaagacgagaacttcctttacgacattgtaactggtgatgaaacgtggtgtttccaacatgaacctgaaactaagcgtcaaagggCCGAATAGAagaccccagacgagccaccacccaaaaaatcgcgatCGGAAAAGTCAAttatcaagtcgatgctcatttgtttttacgattccaaaggaATCGTCCACAAGTAGTTCGTGTCAACGGACCGaatcgtcaatgcaattttctatcttgaggtttttgcatgataatgctccgctcttgtgattgatttttgactagaaatcgcattttaaccatcaatcactcaccgtattcgcctgatatggctccctgtgacttctacctattcggaaaattgcatttggccatgaaaggaaaacgttttgcgcccGTAAAGgtcatccaaaagacttgtGCCGACATCCTGAAGAACATTCCGGTAAGTGACCGgaaacactttttcgaaaagcttttagatcgcgcaaaacagtgtatctaTCAGTGATATTATCGCTTTCACAGtattccccatcaactgcaacgtaTTTATGCCAGGGTTTGACTCAGCTGCcgaaatatttctggaactctattttcagtGTTATCATCAGAGCCGtcaacgatttttccattacttcatttcggctgttaaaatgcATCACTCAGTATGGGTTTTTGAGTCGATCATACAGAAAAAATCCCATGGAGTCATATCAGGAGAATTCGATGACTGCTGGTTGATACTTGTTGCGTTCTTCGTCAATAATTCACGGATAATCATGGCACTGTGCGATGGTGCGTTATCACGGAGTGCTCGTAAAATCCGCCTACCAAAAGGCAATTGACATTTGGCACCCGGGTTACTTTAATTCTTCTTCACACTTTGCTTTCATAGCTACTTGCCATTTTTCGTTCGTTCTATTTCCACTGAAGCAAAAACGACAGAATAAATATCAGCAGATATGAGTTCTGTTAACTTGACTGTTTAACATTGTATTAGAGTTTCGGTCATGGCGATTTTGCTGGATCACACATCTCACTtcttaaatatacaaaaaaatattgaatttgtttAAGATTTCTTGCATTTTATGCGAAAGCACTTTTAATATAGTGGATTAAGTGCGGCTTAGACGGTCAGCTGTTAAGAGAAATGAATTTACCAGGTACTCAACGAGGCTCATTGTCGTGTCTGGGAAAAATTTCTCAACCCTATTACTATACGTCCCGAAACCCTCCTCACCTTTTGACGAATCGAATCAGCCTCTGTTTTAGGAATGCTCCTAAACTAACCAGATACTCGAAGAAGTGGTCTCCTAGATATGTAAAGCACATAAATCAAAGTGAGAGGTGTTTATATAGGAAGTGCTTAAGGCACTCTacttcattcggagctctccactcgttcgcctgatgtctggaatGCGTGTCTTACTCATAAATCCACATCTCGTCTCCACGAAATGATGCGTTTGATTAATATTGGGTCGAACTCAGCCAGGCTAACGCAGTCCCATTTTTGCTTGAGATTCAGctcctttgggaccaacttggcagcaacacggcgcaaaaCCAAATCATTACACATTACTAACAATGTCCTGAGTTGATCTATAAACAATGCTCAAGTCTTCTGCCAACTCCCATCTCTCTGAGTAACTCTCTGATGATTAACTAGAGTATCATTACCAAAatagtttcccaacatttctaggGCTTTcacaccattgaatccatttttaatgcaaaatttaatatttaatacaaactcgttaaTACAAATTCCAATCCAATTTTAAGActgtaaaaaatctaaaacacgtgcagaggtagatttactcaagacagcgtaattttacaaatgtcaagcaatggcgataaaattttggtagggttgttaatcacagatttggcaacctaacaaaaaaaaaaaaacaaaaatagaactcaaatcagttgacttagaatGTCACCTGGCGgctgttccgggaactttttgatcacgGTGTTACGTACATATCTATGTACGCAAACTTGAGAGCTCAAAAAGTTATCTGTTGtctttaacaaattttgttcTTCGAAACACATTCCGCgtagtaaatataatatgtatatttcaGCACTGAATGAGCACCGATTATTCTTTATTAACAATTTATCAGATCGTCATCATTCAGTACACATCATTTTCCACCTCTCtcgcctctctctctctctctctctctcatttttgaagaaaaatggaaaacaaaaacaaagtgcaTTAAGTTGATTCAAAGCTTGTTTACACTACTGATATCAGACCATTTATACAAAAAACCTCATCAGCTTTTATATGAGAGTTGTCAGTGACGCCTCCTCACAAAGTAGGAAATTTCATTAGAGCTGCATCAAGAGATTACTTCAGACTTTTAAAAAGCTATTAGAGCTCTCTATGCTCGGCCATCGAGCAAtgccgtttccacgacagtcggttctacgttaccgaaacgacccgaatttatatccggccaaggactgtcactccagcagcattcaacaacaacaagtagctCAAATTGTGTTTATTGCTCAACTGCTCAAATGTGTGTTCGAAACTTTCGAgcctttgaaaaattttgcagctaaaaaaagagcggaaaaaagtcaaaataatcaaaaaaaaaaaatcttcgccTAAACAAAAATCGCAAGCATCGCTCAAATTACTTGAAAAAACTCTATATACTGGAGCTCTATCTCGTTGCTCATACGCTCGGGCTGCTCGGAAATATGCGAACAAAATCGAAAGCTCTAATTCCTGTATAGTACAACTTACTACCACTTAGGCAGTCGACTATGTACTCAAATAGTTATCGTGATGGGCGAAGGTAAATAACCAACTGATAAATTACGTATTTAAAGGTAAATAACCGGGATACTTTTCTCAACTGTGGTATAAAtcataaacaaatattataagTTTCAAGTAAATTAAAAGATAGGAAACCATTAACGAATAAATAACcattaataatttcaaatgaaaaaatatgtttataaaacaaattctgctgcttcgaaaatatttcaaaaaagtttagtttttagtttttttcatcatttaactattttatttatttcggccgccgtagccgaatgggttggtgcgtgattaccattcggaattcactgagaggtcgttggttcgaatctcggtgaaagcaaaaattaataaaaacatttttctaatagcggtcgcccctcggcaggcaatggcaaacctccgagtgtatttctgccatgaaaaagctcctcataaaaatatctgccgttcggagtcggcttgaaactgtaggtccctccatttgtggaacaacatcaagacgcacaccacaaataggaggaggagctcggccaaacacctaacagaagtgtacgcgccaattatttatttttattttatttttttatttaataatcaaCTCAAAACACGCGAGCCttacttcatttattatttacttagaGAAAATCTTCAGTAGAACTGAATTaggaaataaacaattttttttttatgcacttGAGTTTTAAGGAGGTTATGCACGCAATCCCAAGCAGCATTTTCTATAATACTTCGGTTGAGttcttggctcgcctttttcaaatttcaatttcaagcagttcccccccccccccccccacaaATGATAGTGAATTCAACATTTATGTTTCGCTATTCACGAAAACAACGACTGAGGAGTCACTTTCTGAATACTAAACTAAATAATTGTCCTAAATATTATCTATACTACAAATATGTTTCTTTTATTCTCTCTCACTTCGCAGTGCATGTTTCAGTCATGGTATCTGTCCGTGGACACACAGTTGTTCTTCATTGCACCGATTTTCATCTATTTGCTCTACAAAGTGCGAAAATGTGGCAAGCGCTTGCTAATCGCCGCAGTCGTTTGCACTACAATCATTCCATTCGTGGTGACATTTGTGCGCCATTTGGACCCCACTTTGCTGGTCTTTGCGGAGTAAGTAAAGAATCCCCAAATAGTTACTTagatattttttgctttgcgGTAATTTAGTGAACTTTCTTTTACAGCGAATTAGTCGACTTGGCTAGCAATAATTATTACATTGGCTACTACGTGAAGACACACATGCGCGCCTCGTCCTATTTTATTGGTTTGCTGACTGGTTTTCTGGTGCATGCCATGCAAGAGCGggggtaaatatttatattagaaCTATGCtaatatagatatataatatgtgaacaattatacatatataattatatgcaattt from Anastrepha obliqua isolate idAnaObli1 chromosome 2, idAnaObli1_1.0, whole genome shotgun sequence harbors:
- the LOC129237297 gene encoding nose resistant to fluoxetine protein 6-like, yielding MKMSRMLSFVAALYALVSVCAAGTSDPATNKFGVDARLDWSTEKYEDAEYAVNAAKFPFEDGSAPLTPNERQLFAYSLTKVEGKQCRDDLNATLWGILSGQRWAIAMYDAMAKSAAGIDSGALHQFGHFDECLDQQRFHSNTIENQSTEFVVRSKYCLVDVQMDGFAMQTAGSRQKEALNRNGDALVVAFWGACVPASCASTDIVLFLQNYLQRPVLSANATACQLSSIGAGNGLHVDGGMFTYAVVLFVFVLLATLSTAFHCYLIYVSRNADDVSKRALQQETLTIALLSFSVIENTKKLFQASKDHMGLNSINGIKAIAMLLILAGHALSFIYSSPSYNVAFVAEQTKFPTFAFLYNSLLFVDTFLLLSGFLFCRIMLVELDRRRGHINPLILYVGRYIRLTPAYMAIIGFYMTWFPSIGSGPLWRERITREQERCQASWWLNILYVNNYFNTDKFCMFQSWYLSVDTQLFFIAPIFIYLLYKVRKCGKRLLIAAVVCTTIIPFVVTFVRHLDPTLLVFADELVDLASNNYYIGYYVKTHMRASSYFIGLLTGFLVHAMQERGTKLHTVFVRLTWLVSTVIGIASIFSVCRFYRSPFTFVESFLYAGFHKVAWNLSVAWLVMAATTGHAGWLQNFLSSRFFVPISRLTYCAYLSNGIVELYHSSTLRYGSYQSYVNLENKMISHTVDTFALAFVLCLLFESPIHALERILLRKAGRPSEKRTPSTENQSPSTSEEQVA